A single genomic interval of Roseomonas aeriglobus harbors:
- a CDS encoding rhamnogalacturonan acetylesterase: MRALLMAAAVLSLATPAAAQVRSFALDAAKPYDGDAGFEAPGLFSVKVQPGNYRVTVTLGLPKQATDTTVKAEARRLMLDAVKVPAGKRVERSFIVNVRNAAITPPEANAPGATMVDLKPREKGSFTWDDRLTLEFAGPKPGVTAVRIEPAQVPTLFLLGDSTVTDQQFEPAASWGQMLTAFFKPDIAVANHAESGESMKSFVMAKRLAKVLESVKPGDTAMIQFGHNDQKANWPQTYAAADTTYRSWLRVFIDEFRRRGASVILITSPERRNWTADGHIRSTLSDYAAAVKAVGAEEKVPVIDLNAASMRIYEALGKERAPLAFNDGGKDATHHNNYGAWLLARAVAQGMAEAGLPLAAHLQGDLTHFDPARPPAPETLALAASARTSGVRPDGN; encoded by the coding sequence ATGAGGGCCCTGCTGATGGCTGCCGCGGTTCTCAGCCTCGCCACGCCTGCCGCGGCGCAGGTCCGCAGCTTCGCGCTCGATGCGGCGAAACCCTATGACGGCGATGCCGGGTTCGAGGCGCCTGGGCTCTTCTCCGTCAAGGTACAACCCGGCAACTACCGCGTGACGGTAACGCTCGGCCTGCCCAAGCAGGCGACCGACACGACGGTGAAGGCAGAGGCGCGCCGCCTGATGCTGGATGCGGTCAAGGTGCCTGCGGGCAAGCGGGTCGAGCGTAGCTTCATCGTCAACGTGCGCAATGCCGCCATTACCCCGCCCGAGGCCAATGCGCCCGGCGCGACGATGGTCGATCTGAAGCCACGCGAGAAGGGCAGCTTCACCTGGGACGACCGGCTGACGCTGGAATTTGCCGGCCCGAAGCCCGGCGTGACCGCGGTGAGAATCGAGCCGGCGCAAGTGCCGACGCTGTTCCTGCTCGGCGATTCGACGGTGACCGACCAGCAATTCGAACCCGCCGCAAGCTGGGGGCAGATGCTGACGGCGTTTTTCAAGCCCGACATCGCGGTCGCCAATCACGCGGAATCGGGTGAATCGATGAAGTCGTTCGTCATGGCCAAACGCTTGGCCAAAGTGCTCGAGAGCGTGAAGCCGGGCGACACCGCGATGATTCAGTTCGGCCACAACGACCAGAAGGCCAACTGGCCACAGACCTATGCCGCCGCCGACACGACCTATCGCAGCTGGTTACGCGTCTTCATCGATGAATTTCGCCGTCGCGGGGCGAGCGTGATCCTGATCACCTCGCCGGAGCGGCGCAACTGGACCGCGGACGGCCACATCCGCTCGACGCTCTCCGACTATGCCGCGGCGGTGAAGGCGGTCGGCGCGGAGGAGAAGGTGCCCGTCATCGACCTCAACGCCGCCAGCATGCGAATCTACGAAGCGCTGGGGAAAGAGCGCGCTCCGCTGGCCTTCAACGACGGCGGCAAGGACGCGACGCACCACAACAACTACGGCGCCTGGCTGCTGGCGCGTGCGGTAGCCCAAGGCATGGCCGAAGCGGGGCTGCCGCTCGCCGCGCACCTTCAGGGCGACCTCACGCATTTCGACCCCGCCCGCCCTCCGGCGCCCGAAACCTTGGCGCTCGCAGCCAGCGCGCGCACCAGTGGAGTCCGTCCCGATGGCAATTGA
- the galE gene encoding UDP-glucose 4-epimerase GalE, whose translation MIDGSVMVTGGAGYIGSHAVLALLDAGYQVVVIDNLVTGFDWAVDPRATFVKIAVEDAGVADVIARHDVRAILHFAGSVVVPESVENPLKYYRNNTAASRALIETAVTGGVKHFIFSSTAATYGIPEKVPVAEGDPQRPINPYGMSKLMTEAMLRDVAAAHPMNFAALRYFNVAGADPQGRSGQSTAGATHLIKVAVEAAIGKRTHVGVYGTDFATPDGTGVRDYIHVTDLAAAHVHALELLIANPTESHFLNAGYGKGFSVLEVLDAVDRVTNMTIDRRMEGRRAGDPDALIADNSAILATLPWRPQHADLDGIVKDALAWERALAERGA comes from the coding sequence ATGATCGACGGCAGCGTGATGGTGACGGGCGGGGCGGGCTATATCGGCAGCCATGCGGTGCTGGCGCTACTCGATGCGGGGTACCAGGTCGTGGTGATCGACAATCTCGTCACCGGGTTCGACTGGGCGGTCGATCCCCGCGCGACCTTCGTGAAAATCGCGGTCGAGGATGCGGGCGTCGCCGACGTCATCGCCCGGCATGACGTCCGGGCGATCCTGCACTTCGCCGGGTCGGTGGTGGTGCCGGAGTCGGTTGAAAATCCGCTCAAATATTATCGCAACAACACCGCTGCCTCGCGCGCGCTGATCGAGACCGCGGTCACGGGGGGCGTGAAGCATTTCATCTTCTCCTCAACCGCCGCGACGTACGGCATCCCCGAGAAGGTGCCGGTCGCGGAGGGCGACCCGCAACGCCCGATCAATCCGTACGGCATGTCGAAGCTGATGACGGAGGCGATGTTGCGCGACGTCGCCGCGGCGCACCCGATGAACTTTGCGGCGCTGCGCTATTTCAACGTCGCGGGCGCCGACCCGCAAGGGCGATCGGGTCAGTCGACCGCGGGTGCCACGCACCTGATCAAGGTCGCGGTCGAGGCTGCCATCGGCAAACGCACCCACGTCGGCGTCTATGGCACCGACTTTGCGACCCCGGATGGGACCGGCGTGCGCGATTACATTCACGTCACCGATCTGGCCGCGGCGCACGTCCACGCGCTGGAACTGCTGATCGCCAACCCGACCGAGAGCCACTTCCTCAACGCCGGCTATGGCAAGGGCTTCTCGGTCCTCGAAGTGCTCGATGCGGTCGACCGGGTGACCAACATGACGATCGACCGGCGGATGGAGGGTCGCCGCGCGGGTGACCCCGATGCGCTGATCGCCGACAATTCCGCCATCCTCGCCACGCTGCCCTGGCGGCCGCAGCACGCCGACCTCGACGGGATCGTCAAGGATGCGCTGGCGTGGGAGCGGGCACTGGCGGAACGCGGCGCCTGA
- a CDS encoding acyl-CoA dehydrogenase, translated as MPFTAPVAEQKFVLQHVAGIADLGVEDDILDAVLEGAGAFAAGEWAPLARAGDTDGPKWTEEGVKMPAGYPEAYKAYVESGWGTIGSPEGFGGQGLPFVLSAAVLETLGAANMGFALAPTLTVGAIEALLHHGSNEQQALYLPKLSTGEWTGTMNLTESQAGSDVGALRSRAVPRGDGTYSITGTKIFISFGDHDMADNIVHLVLARTPDAPAGTKGLSLFLVPKYRLDADGNPGAFNDVRVVSIEHKMGLHASPTCVLSFGDNGDCVGELIGPEFGGIRAMFTMMNNARLNVGLQGVQVAEAATQRAIAYARDRVQSARASAPGAGSVAIVEHPDVRRMLLRMKAQTMAARALVYLACGQVDRASAGDQEAKARLDLLTPLAKAHGTDIGCEVASIGIQVHGGMGFIEETGAAQHYRDARITPIYEGTNGIQAADLVGRKLGLDNGGVLARLVAEMRGQAQDAGLARLIDDCEEVVRSLMAADPDDRLAASYPFLTMLSVAVCGWLMEKQGRIAAEGDTPFLKMKAAACRFYVEQIVPEAFGLKAAATAKADVLYAVDAETLAA; from the coding sequence ATGCCCTTCACCGCGCCCGTCGCAGAGCAGAAATTCGTGCTGCAACACGTCGCCGGCATCGCTGATCTTGGCGTGGAGGACGATATCCTCGATGCCGTTCTGGAGGGCGCCGGAGCGTTCGCGGCCGGCGAATGGGCGCCGCTTGCCCGCGCGGGCGACACCGACGGCCCGAAGTGGACCGAAGAGGGCGTGAAAATGCCCGCCGGCTATCCGGAAGCCTACAAGGCCTATGTCGAGAGCGGCTGGGGGACGATCGGATCGCCCGAAGGGTTCGGTGGCCAGGGGTTGCCCTTCGTCCTGTCGGCCGCGGTGCTGGAGACGCTCGGCGCGGCCAACATGGGATTTGCGCTGGCGCCCACGCTGACGGTCGGCGCGATCGAGGCGCTGCTGCATCATGGTAGCAACGAGCAGCAAGCCCTTTATCTGCCTAAGCTCTCTACCGGCGAATGGACCGGCACGATGAACCTTACCGAGTCGCAGGCGGGGAGCGACGTGGGGGCGTTGCGGAGTCGGGCGGTGCCGCGCGGCGACGGGACCTACAGCATCACCGGCACGAAGATCTTCATCTCGTTCGGCGACCATGACATGGCGGACAATATCGTCCATCTCGTGCTCGCGCGGACGCCGGATGCACCGGCGGGGACCAAGGGACTGAGCCTGTTCCTGGTGCCGAAATACCGGCTGGATGCCGACGGCAATCCCGGCGCGTTCAACGACGTCCGCGTCGTGTCGATCGAGCACAAGATGGGCCTGCACGCCTCGCCGACCTGCGTGCTGAGCTTCGGCGACAACGGCGATTGCGTCGGTGAACTGATCGGCCCGGAATTCGGCGGCATCCGTGCGATGTTCACGATGATGAACAATGCACGCCTTAACGTCGGGCTGCAGGGCGTGCAGGTGGCGGAGGCCGCGACGCAGCGCGCGATCGCCTATGCCCGCGACCGCGTGCAGTCCGCGCGCGCCTCCGCACCCGGCGCGGGATCGGTGGCGATCGTCGAGCACCCCGACGTTCGCCGCATGCTGCTGCGCATGAAGGCCCAGACGATGGCGGCGCGCGCCTTGGTCTATCTCGCCTGCGGGCAGGTCGATCGCGCCAGTGCGGGTGACCAGGAGGCGAAGGCGCGGCTCGACCTGCTGACGCCGCTCGCCAAGGCGCACGGCACCGACATCGGCTGCGAAGTCGCCTCGATCGGCATCCAGGTCCATGGCGGCATGGGCTTCATCGAGGAAACAGGCGCCGCCCAGCATTACCGCGATGCACGGATCACCCCGATCTACGAAGGCACCAACGGCATCCAGGCGGCCGATCTGGTCGGGCGCAAGCTGGGGCTCGACAATGGCGGCGTATTGGCGCGGCTGGTCGCGGAGATGCGTGGGCAAGCGCAGGACGCCGGGCTGGCGCGCCTGATCGACGATTGCGAGGAGGTCGTGCGCTCGCTGATGGCAGCCGACCCGGACGATCGCCTGGCGGCAAGCTACCCGTTCCTAACGATGCTGTCGGTCGCGGTGTGCGGCTGGCTGATGGAGAAACAGGGGCGCATCGCGGCCGAGGGCGATACGCCGTTCCTCAAGATGAAGGCGGCGGCGTGCCGTTTCTATGTCGAGCAGATCGTGCCCGAGGCGTTCGGGCTGAAGGCGGCGGCGACGGCCAAGGCGGACGTGCTGTACGCGGTCGATGCGGAAACGCTGGCGGCGTAA
- a CDS encoding threonylcarbamoyl-AMP synthase encodes MGKSSRLCCASTAYSREKVSATGTKTLPYGEAAIAEAARVIAGGGCVAVPTETVYGLAADATDSDAVAGIYAAKGRPSFNPLIVHVPDLAAAETLAVFDDAARALAARFWPGPLTLVVPVRPGAVSTLVTAGLDTVAIRVPAHRAMQALLRTTAKPLAAPSANASNRISPTRAEHVLATLDGRIALVIDDGPTSAGLESTIVDARTGAVLRPGPITVSDLFPGDDRGPVTPGFEIEPRLSPGNVLAPGQLASHYAPSKPVRLNATSVEPDEWLIGFGPVSGDDTLSTSGDLKQAAARLFDALHRADASARAGIAVAPIPTYGLGDAINDRLRRAAHR; translated from the coding sequence ATGGGCAAATCCTCTCGCTTGTGCTGTGCCTCAACCGCCTATAGCCGCGAAAAAGTGAGCGCAACGGGCACGAAAACCTTACCCTACGGCGAGGCCGCGATTGCCGAAGCGGCACGTGTCATTGCGGGTGGCGGATGCGTCGCGGTACCGACCGAGACGGTCTATGGTCTCGCCGCCGACGCGACCGATTCGGATGCGGTGGCGGGAATTTATGCCGCCAAGGGTCGGCCGAGCTTCAATCCGCTGATCGTCCATGTGCCGGATCTGGCGGCGGCGGAAACGCTGGCGGTGTTCGATGACGCCGCGCGGGCGCTGGCGGCGCGGTTCTGGCCGGGACCGTTGACCCTGGTCGTACCGGTGCGGCCGGGGGCTGTTTCTACGCTGGTGACGGCGGGCCTCGACACGGTCGCCATCCGGGTTCCGGCGCACCGCGCGATGCAGGCGCTGCTTCGGACGACCGCCAAGCCCTTGGCGGCGCCGTCCGCCAACGCCAGCAACCGGATCAGCCCGACGCGGGCCGAGCATGTGCTGGCGACGCTCGACGGGCGGATCGCGCTGGTGATCGATGACGGACCGACCAGTGCGGGGTTGGAATCGACGATCGTCGATGCCCGGACGGGTGCGGTGCTGCGGCCGGGGCCGATAACCGTGTCCGATCTGTTCCCCGGCGACGACCGAGGTCCGGTTACGCCGGGGTTCGAGATTGAACCCCGACTTTCCCCGGGGAACGTCCTGGCACCAGGCCAGCTTGCATCGCATTACGCGCCATCAAAGCCGGTGCGTCTGAACGCGACGTCGGTCGAACCAGACGAGTGGCTGATCGGCTTCGGCCCGGTTTCCGGCGACGACACCCTTTCCACATCCGGCGACCTTAAGCAGGCCGCCGCTCGCCTGTTCGACGCCCTCCACCGCGCCGACGCCAGCGCGCGCGCAGGTATAGCCGTCGCCCCGATCCCGACATATGGCTTGGGCGACGCGATAAACGATCGGTTGCGTCGCGCCGCCCACCGCTGA
- the msrA gene encoding peptide-methionine (S)-S-oxide reductase MsrA — protein sequence METATFAGGCFWCTEAVFKDVIGVESVESGYIGGHVPNPTYKQVCGGDTGHAEAIRVTYDPAQVSYADLLDIFFATHDPTQLNRQGNDIGTQYRSAIFPHDDAQRAEAEAAIERNGESWPAKIVTTIEPLAEWYPAEDYHQDYWDAEGQRNPYCLAVIPPKLQKLRKSFAARSKAVTADA from the coding sequence ATGGAAACGGCTACGTTCGCCGGCGGGTGCTTCTGGTGCACCGAAGCGGTGTTCAAGGACGTGATCGGCGTCGAGAGCGTCGAGAGCGGCTATATCGGCGGGCATGTGCCGAACCCGACCTACAAACAGGTGTGCGGCGGCGACACCGGCCATGCCGAGGCGATCCGCGTCACCTATGATCCCGCCCAGGTCAGCTACGCCGATCTGCTCGACATTTTCTTCGCGACACATGACCCCACGCAGTTGAACCGTCAGGGCAACGACATCGGCACTCAGTATCGTTCGGCGATCTTCCCGCACGACGATGCGCAACGCGCCGAAGCCGAAGCCGCAATCGAACGCAACGGCGAGAGCTGGCCGGCGAAAATCGTGACGACCATCGAGCCGCTGGCGGAATGGTATCCGGCCGAGGATTACCACCAGGACTATTGGGACGCGGAAGGCCAGCGCAATCCCTATTGCCTCGCAGTCATTCCACCGAAGCTTCAGAAGCTGCGCAAGTCGTTCGCTGCCCGGTCGAAGGCGGTCACGGCCGACGCCTGA
- a CDS encoding phosphatase PAP2 family protein: protein MKTEDLTPTLSPEESIARGVKRPPVLLWAAVCGAVAIALLLIVGAIIDSRGGFAFDPRITLALRVPGDTGQPVGPGWFHDAMVDITATGGATVLTLVVIGTVALLASRRLWLTAALTAAATISGSWAVTQMKLHVGRPRPEIVDHLVQVTGNSFPSGHAANSAIVYLTIAAIGSQVTKGAATRNVLLAGAILLVGAIGFSRVYLGVHWPSDVLAGWSFGTLWAAMWWLLGARLRRRVPPVPAPTPAHP from the coding sequence GTGAAGACTGAAGACCTGACCCCGACCCTATCGCCCGAAGAATCGATCGCCCGCGGCGTCAAACGCCCGCCCGTGTTGCTCTGGGCAGCGGTGTGCGGGGCGGTAGCGATCGCCTTGCTGCTGATCGTCGGCGCGATCATCGACAGTCGTGGCGGGTTCGCGTTCGATCCGAGAATCACCCTGGCGCTGCGAGTGCCAGGGGACACGGGACAGCCGGTCGGGCCAGGCTGGTTCCACGACGCGATGGTCGACATCACGGCGACCGGCGGGGCGACCGTGCTGACATTGGTCGTCATCGGTACGGTTGCGCTGCTCGCGTCGCGCCGATTGTGGCTGACGGCAGCCCTGACCGCGGCGGCGACCATTAGCGGGTCATGGGCGGTGACGCAGATGAAGTTGCACGTCGGGCGCCCGCGGCCCGAGATCGTCGATCACCTGGTCCAGGTCACCGGAAACAGTTTCCCGAGCGGTCACGCCGCCAACAGCGCCATCGTGTATCTGACCATCGCCGCGATCGGCAGCCAGGTGACCAAGGGCGCGGCGACGCGCAACGTGCTGCTGGCCGGTGCCATCCTGCTGGTCGGCGCGATCGGGTTCAGCCGCGTGTACCTGGGTGTCCATTGGCCGAGCGACGTGCTGGCCGGGTGGAGTTTCGGGACCTTGTGGGCGGCGATGTGGTGGCTGCTCGGTGCGCGACTCAGGCGCCGCGTTCCGCCAGTGCCCGCTCCCACGCCAGCGCATCCTTGA
- a CDS encoding alpha/beta hydrolase gives MAIDRRTLLGAGAATLVAGPALAQIPAASERITLWPGRPPGEPAAGVKDVVIQRSKTPGDLAWTSVGDPVVVIARPAKPNGAALLIIPGGGYTRVATRRESSGMAIDLAKRGYTVFELLYRLPHDGWAAGPDAPLQDAQRAIRLIRAGAGKRWAIDPTKIGVMGFSAGGHLAARIATRFALKTYDPVDAADTLSPRPMVAGLFYPVVTMLDDGVHASSRRELLGARSSDAESQRRYSAQLDIPADAAPCFVTTNTDDRTVPAANSLLMYAGLVAAKIPTELHIFDRGGHGPPAPRKNGQAIDWLGMYLAFAADHGLPGQGAAA, from the coding sequence ATGGCAATTGATCGCCGTACCCTGCTCGGCGCCGGTGCTGCGACACTGGTCGCCGGCCCTGCGCTTGCCCAGATCCCTGCGGCATCGGAGCGGATCACCCTGTGGCCGGGCCGCCCGCCCGGGGAGCCGGCCGCCGGCGTAAAGGACGTGGTGATCCAGCGGTCTAAGACGCCGGGCGACCTTGCCTGGACCAGCGTCGGCGACCCCGTCGTCGTCATCGCACGCCCCGCCAAGCCCAATGGCGCCGCGTTGTTGATAATTCCGGGCGGCGGTTACACCCGCGTCGCGACCCGCCGCGAATCAAGCGGTATGGCGATCGACCTCGCCAAGCGCGGCTATACGGTCTTCGAACTCCTCTATCGACTGCCGCACGATGGCTGGGCGGCGGGCCCTGACGCGCCGCTTCAGGATGCCCAGCGCGCGATCCGGCTGATCCGGGCGGGTGCGGGCAAGCGCTGGGCGATCGATCCGACCAAGATCGGCGTGATGGGCTTTTCCGCGGGTGGGCATCTCGCCGCGCGGATCGCGACCAGGTTCGCGCTCAAGACCTACGACCCGGTCGATGCTGCCGATACCCTGTCGCCACGGCCGATGGTCGCAGGGCTGTTCTATCCGGTCGTGACGATGCTCGACGACGGTGTCCATGCGTCGTCGCGTCGCGAATTGCTCGGTGCCCGCTCGAGCGATGCCGAGTCGCAGCGCCGCTATTCGGCGCAGCTCGACATTCCTGCCGATGCGGCGCCGTGCTTCGTCACCACCAATACCGATGACAGGACGGTACCGGCCGCCAACAGCCTGTTGATGTACGCGGGTCTGGTGGCCGCGAAGATCCCGACCGAACTCCATATCTTCGACCGCGGCGGCCACGGCCCGCCTGCACCGCGCAAGAACGGACAGGCGATAGACTGGCTGGGCATGTATCTGGCCTTTGCCGCCGATCACGGATTGCCGGGCCAGGGCGCAGCAGCCTAG
- a CDS encoding ATP-binding cassette domain-containing protein, producing MATAPTPPQPKAKIENLRVIWRMAARYPGRIAAALTAMLVAALATLAIPSSFKLIIDRGFANGGDGDIGRWFQYLLLLVVVMAIATAFRFYFVSWLGERVVADLRIAVQANLLRLSPSFFEENRPSEIASRMTSDTTIIEQLVGGTISIAVRNLVIGVGGILYLFTLSPKLTGLLVLGIPLVILPIMLLGRRVRTISRASQDRVADVGAMISEVLGAMKIVQAFGQQDREGQRFANAVESVLATAKRRILLRAIMTAAVIGLIFSAITLVMWQGALDVAAGRMSGGSIAAFVLTGIFVAGAFGALTEVWGDILRGSGAAQRLSELLAETPGIAAPAQPATLPEPARGEIAFDGVEFRYPTRPDVSALHDFSLRVSPGETVALVGPSGAGKTTVFQLVQRFYDPAAGSVAVDGLDVRSVDPAALRSRIAVVPQETVIFAASARDNLRYGRWDADDAALWDAAEAANAADFLRDLPDGLDTFLGEGGARLSGGQRQRVAIVRALLRDAPILLLDEATSALDAESERLVQSALERLMKSRTTLVIAHRLATVRAADRIIVMDGGRIVEQGPHAALERGGGLYQRLAGLQFG from the coding sequence ATGGCCACCGCCCCGACTCCCCCGCAGCCCAAGGCGAAAATCGAGAATCTGCGCGTCATCTGGCGAATGGCCGCGCGCTATCCGGGACGGATCGCGGCCGCGCTGACGGCGATGCTGGTCGCGGCTCTCGCGACGCTTGCCATTCCGTCGAGCTTCAAGCTGATCATCGACCGCGGGTTCGCCAACGGCGGCGACGGCGATATCGGGCGCTGGTTCCAATATCTGCTGCTGCTGGTCGTCGTCATGGCGATCGCCACCGCCTTCCGCTTCTATTTCGTGTCGTGGCTGGGCGAACGCGTCGTCGCCGACCTGCGTATCGCGGTGCAGGCCAACCTGCTGCGCCTGTCCCCGAGCTTCTTCGAGGAAAACCGCCCGTCCGAGATCGCCAGCCGGATGACCTCGGACACGACGATCATCGAGCAACTGGTCGGCGGGACCATTTCGATCGCGGTGCGCAACCTGGTGATCGGGGTGGGCGGGATCCTCTACCTCTTCACCCTCTCGCCGAAGCTGACCGGGCTGCTGGTACTGGGCATCCCTCTCGTCATCCTGCCGATCATGCTGCTCGGCCGCCGCGTCCGCACCATATCGCGTGCCAGCCAGGACCGGGTGGCCGACGTTGGCGCGATGATCAGCGAAGTGCTGGGCGCGATGAAGATCGTCCAGGCATTCGGGCAGCAGGACCGCGAAGGGCAACGCTTCGCGAACGCGGTCGAAAGCGTGCTGGCGACCGCGAAGCGCCGCATCCTGCTGCGCGCGATCATGACGGCGGCGGTCATCGGCCTGATCTTCTCGGCGATCACTCTCGTGATGTGGCAGGGCGCGCTCGACGTCGCCGCCGGGCGGATGAGCGGCGGGTCGATCGCCGCCTTCGTGCTGACCGGCATCTTCGTCGCCGGCGCGTTCGGCGCGCTGACCGAAGTCTGGGGCGACATCCTGCGCGGGTCGGGCGCGGCGCAGCGCCTGTCCGAATTGCTCGCCGAGACCCCGGGCATCGCCGCCCCCGCCCAGCCCGCGACCCTACCCGAACCGGCGCGCGGCGAGATCGCCTTTGACGGCGTCGAGTTCCGCTACCCCACCCGCCCCGACGTCAGTGCGCTTCACGACTTCTCCCTGCGCGTGTCGCCTGGCGAGACGGTCGCGCTCGTCGGCCCGTCGGGCGCGGGCAAGACGACCGTTTTCCAATTGGTCCAGCGCTTCTACGATCCCGCCGCCGGATCGGTCGCGGTCGACGGTCTGGACGTGCGCTCGGTCGATCCAGCCGCACTGCGGAGCCGGATCGCGGTCGTGCCGCAGGAAACCGTGATCTTCGCCGCGTCGGCCCGCGACAACCTTCGCTACGGCCGCTGGGATGCCGACGACGCCGCACTGTGGGACGCGGCCGAGGCGGCCAACGCGGCCGATTTCCTGCGCGACCTGCCGGACGGGCTCGACACCTTCCTGGGTGAAGGCGGCGCGCGGCTGTCGGGCGGCCAGCGCCAGCGCGTCGCGATCGTCCGCGCGTTGCTACGCGACGCGCCGATCCTGCTGCTGGATGAAGCGACCAGCGCGCTGGATGCGGAGAGCGAGCGACTGGTCCAGTCGGCGCTCGAACGCCTGATGAAAAGCCGGACGACCCTGGTCATCGCCCACCGCCTGGCAACCGTCCGCGCGGCCGACCGGATCATAGTGATGGATGGCGGCCGAATCGTCGAGCAGGGCCCGCACGCCGCGCTGGAGCGTGGCGGCGGCCTGTACCAGCGGCTGGCGGGATTGCAGTTCGGCTAA
- a CDS encoding phytase, giving the protein MRAAVLALLLGGCATTPVAPPPQQAPQVAAAAETDPVDTAHDAADDPAIWRNPRNPGASLVIGTDKKAGIHVYDLNGKRVSFTPAARLNNVDLRDMGAKGVVVAASDRADVNQAHVSMFALDTAARRLVPTGRFAVGSGEAYGMCLWRRAKDAALFGFVVLKDGRIDQVAIDLSGATPGVTKVRELKLGTQSEGCVVDDRTGKLYVAEEDVGLWRFDADPAAPTTATPIAKVDRQILFDDAEGLALAPKGRDGGYLVVSSQGDNAYTLYRLPDVAYAGRFRIGGGPIDGTSDTDGIELMLGDFGPKYPRGLFVAQDGDNAPDTQNFKYVSWADVLRALGLR; this is encoded by the coding sequence GTGAGGGCGGCCGTCCTAGCCCTGCTGCTGGGCGGTTGCGCGACGACCCCGGTCGCGCCGCCACCCCAGCAGGCACCGCAGGTCGCCGCCGCGGCGGAAACCGATCCGGTCGATACTGCCCACGATGCCGCCGACGATCCCGCGATCTGGCGAAACCCGCGTAACCCGGGCGCCAGTCTGGTGATCGGAACCGACAAGAAGGCGGGGATCCACGTCTACGATCTGAATGGCAAGCGGGTATCGTTCACGCCGGCGGCGCGGCTGAACAACGTCGACCTGCGCGACATGGGGGCCAAGGGCGTCGTCGTCGCGGCGAGCGACCGGGCGGACGTGAACCAGGCCCATGTATCGATGTTCGCCCTCGACACCGCGGCGCGCCGGCTGGTGCCCACCGGCCGCTTTGCGGTCGGCAGCGGTGAGGCCTATGGCATGTGCTTGTGGCGCCGCGCGAAGGACGCCGCGCTGTTCGGCTTCGTCGTGCTGAAGGACGGCCGGATCGATCAGGTTGCGATCGATCTGTCGGGCGCAACGCCGGGGGTGACGAAGGTCCGGGAGCTGAAGCTCGGCACCCAGTCCGAAGGCTGCGTCGTCGACGACCGCACGGGCAAGCTCTACGTTGCCGAAGAAGACGTCGGGCTGTGGCGCTTCGACGCCGATCCCGCCGCGCCGACCACTGCGACGCCGATCGCCAAGGTCGATCGCCAAATCCTGTTCGACGACGCCGAAGGGCTGGCACTCGCGCCCAAGGGCCGCGACGGCGGATACCTTGTCGTGTCGAGCCAGGGCGACAATGCCTATACGCTCTACCGCCTGCCCGACGTCGCCTATGCCGGCCGCTTCCGCATCGGCGGCGGGCCGATCGACGGGACCAGCGATACCGACGGGATCGAGCTTATGCTCGGCGATTTCGGCCCGAAATATCCGCGCGGCCTGTTCGTGGCGCAGGACGGCGACAATGCGCCGGACACGCAGAATTTCAAATATGTCAGCTGGGCCGACGTCCTGCGAGCGCTGGGGCTGCGCTAG